In the genome of Streptomyces sp. Q6, the window TTCGGCTTCCGCCCCCTGACGACCCAGAAACCGACACGACTTTCCGGCAGGAGGACGCATGACGCGAGTCCCCTCTCACCACGATCTGCTGGAGGGTCTGCCTTCCCGAGGCAGGATCGCCGAGTTGATCCTGAGCAGCACCCCGCCTCGCGAGACCTACGTCGGCTGGCAGTATTACCGCACCCACTTCGGCTCGCTCGTCCCCGCTCCGGTGATCTCGCCGCGGCAGTGGTCAATGCTTCCCAAGAGCCGCCAGTACGACTACGACCTCTACCGGGAGCTGACGAACGCGAACCTGCCGCTGCAGGACACCCCCATGCACGCCAAAGTCGGCAGACTCATCCGGCGCCGTCTGAGCGGCAACACGAGGAAGAAGGACGACCCGACACGCGCCGGCGTCATGGTCAGCGGCTTGGGCAGCTACGGCAAGACCGCGTCTGTCTGCGCGGCCGGGGCAGCCTTCGAAGACCAGTGGCTGGAACTGCATAGCCATCTCAACCCCGGGGCTCTGCCGGGAACACGTGACCTCCACGCGCCGGTCGTCTACGTCTCGACCCCGGTGACAGCGACCCCGAAGAGCCTTTGCGCATCGATCCTGAACTTCTTCCGTGCCCCGATCCGCCCGGCGGCCACGCTGCCGGAACTGGTACGGCAGGTCGCCGATTCCCTCTACGGCCATGGCGTCAAAGCGCTAATTCTTGACGATATCAACCGATTGCGGCTGCACCGGGCTGACGACCAAGACGTCCTCGACCTGGTGCGGGCCTTTATGAGCCTGGACGTCACTCTGATCCTGGCCGGCGTCAACATCCCCAGCCTCGGGCTGCTGCGCGAGGCCACATGGAACAAGAAGACCCGGCAGTGGAACATGCCTCCGCTGGAGTCGACCCGCATCCACGGCTTGGAGATCACCCAGACCGAGCACCGCTTCGAACTCGTCGAACTCGACCGCTTCCGGTATACCACCCCGCGTCAGATCCACGTTTTCGTCAATCACCTGGCGGGCATCGAGCGGCACCTGCGGCTGCAGAACGCCAAGGTGGGGATGCTCACCGGCGGCACCATGCCGGAGTACCTGATGCGCCGCACCGGTGGCATCGTCGGTCTGCTGGGACGCCTCCTCGAGGACGGCACCCAAGAGGCCATGATGTCTGGAAAGGAAGCGATCGACGAAAACCTGCTGGACGAGATCGTGATCCGGCGCGAAGAGCCCGAGCAGCCGCCGGATTCGCCCGTCATCCCGGCCAACCCACAGACTGCTGGCAAGAAGACCCAGCGCAAGCGCACGAAGCGGCCCCGAAACACCGTCTTCGACGACCAAGGCCCGGCTGCCACACAAACGGGCTCATGAGGAATGAAGCGAAGATGCCTCCGCTGCCCCGGAGTCTTGACCCCGTGGCGGGAGAATCCCTGGTCAGCTACCTACTTCGACTCGGACACCGGCTCGGTCTCTCGCCCCTGCACCTGATCCGTGCGACACGTGCAGCAGGCTGGGCCAGTCACACTATCCCCTTCAGTTTGCTGCTGGACCTACCGACGCCCCAGGCCCAAGCATTCGCCCAGCTGACGAAACAGACGGCCGAGGAAGTCTCGGCACTGACGTTGACGCAGTGGCGAGATCGATATCCGCCGATCTCCCGGTCGATGACCCACCCGATAAGGACGATGCCAGACGAATGGCTCTACTTCGGCTCTCCACGATTCTGCCCCTCCTGTTTGGCGGGCGACGGTTCCCCAGCCCAGCGACTGCACGGTGGGCCCTGGCGCAAACTCTGGCATCTGCCCATCGTGTTCGCCTGCGTCGAGCATCAGACCTACCTGGAAGGTGAATGTCCCCACTGCGGCCAGCCACACGAAAGACCAGGGCTGCTGCTTCAGCGGGTCAACGACCACACTCTTCATCCAGCGCAATGCCGGTGGACGGTCGGCACCCAGACGCAGAAGAGAAAATCCTACGCCTGCGCCGGCCGACTGGACGACAGCTCCGCCTTTGCTCACGTTGGCCGGCCAAAACCAGATGCCGAAATTCTCCGTTTCCAGCAGTCCCTCATTTCCCGCCTGACACCATCGACTTCAGCCAAGGACGCGTCCAAATATTTCACCGATCTCCGGCTGGCCGCCGCGCTGATCAGTGCAACCTGGCCTCATGGCTCTAAACTCTTCGACGCCGAAACCGCTAGGCAAATCCACTCCTATTCGCAGAACCTGCAGGGCGGCGAGGGCGGAAAGCGCTACCATCAATGGTTCCGCGACACACCCCCACGTGATTCCGCTACCTGCGGAGCTCTACTGATGGCCGCAGACCAGATGCTTTCAAGGCGCGACCTTCCTGACCTCCTGTCAGACTTCACACGCGCCGCGAATAATGCCTCCAACCAACCTCGCAGCCGCACGTCATGGGTAGTTGTCTACGACCGACACAAGGGCGACTGCTCCGAACGACTTCGCCAGGCCGCCGACCCCGTAACCCGAGTATTCCTAAGAAAGGGCACCCACCTCCAAACCGGCTACCAGCCCGAACACATCCCAGCATTCCTGGAGCCGGACTGGCACCAGCGCCACCTGGCCAGTTGCGCGGGCTCGCGATCCAAGACTGCGCGGAGGACCGCCGCCATCCGACTCGTCCAACAAGTCATGGGGGGATCCGACCAGGCCGCCGCAGAATTTCTCGGGATCCCTCCCATTCAGAGATACGTGCTCCGCGGACGCGACACTAGGTGGCCACTGAGTAGTGGCTGCAACCCTATTGATTTCGATAGGGCTCTCCGCGCTCTCACTTCGGAACTGCAGTCACCACGCAAACCGCCAATTGACTACCGGCGCAGGCGACAAGCACTCCACGAATGGGCAATCAGCCCCGACACCTGGAATGCTCTGATTCGGCACCTTCCTCGGTCCCCTCATGTCACCCAGATCGACTTCGGTGATCGGAAACGTCAAACGGCTTCTGTCTACGTA includes:
- a CDS encoding TniB family NTP-binding protein; translated protein: MTRVPSHHDLLEGLPSRGRIAELILSSTPPRETYVGWQYYRTHFGSLVPAPVISPRQWSMLPKSRQYDYDLYRELTNANLPLQDTPMHAKVGRLIRRRLSGNTRKKDDPTRAGVMVSGLGSYGKTASVCAAGAAFEDQWLELHSHLNPGALPGTRDLHAPVVYVSTPVTATPKSLCASILNFFRAPIRPAATLPELVRQVADSLYGHGVKALILDDINRLRLHRADDQDVLDLVRAFMSLDVTLILAGVNIPSLGLLREATWNKKTRQWNMPPLESTRIHGLEITQTEHRFELVELDRFRYTTPRQIHVFVNHLAGIERHLRLQNAKVGMLTGGTMPEYLMRRTGGIVGLLGRLLEDGTQEAMMSGKEAIDENLLDEIVIRREEPEQPPDSPVIPANPQTAGKKTQRKRTKRPRNTVFDDQGPAATQTGS
- a CDS encoding TniQ family protein, yielding MPPLPRSLDPVAGESLVSYLLRLGHRLGLSPLHLIRATRAAGWASHTIPFSLLLDLPTPQAQAFAQLTKQTAEEVSALTLTQWRDRYPPISRSMTHPIRTMPDEWLYFGSPRFCPSCLAGDGSPAQRLHGGPWRKLWHLPIVFACVEHQTYLEGECPHCGQPHERPGLLLQRVNDHTLHPAQCRWTVGTQTQKRKSYACAGRLDDSSAFAHVGRPKPDAEILRFQQSLISRLTPSTSAKDASKYFTDLRLAAALISATWPHGSKLFDAETARQIHSYSQNLQGGEGGKRYHQWFRDTPPRDSATCGALLMAADQMLSRRDLPDLLSDFTRAANNASNQPRSRTSWVVVYDRHKGDCSERLRQAADPVTRVFLRKGTHLQTGYQPEHIPAFLEPDWHQRHLASCAGSRSKTARRTAAIRLVQQVMGGSDQAAAEFLGIPPIQRYVLRGRDTRWPLSSGCNPIDFDRALRALTSELQSPRKPPIDYRRRRQALHEWAISPDTWNALIRHLPRSPHVTQIDFGDRKRQTASVYVWTLITQGEHLFAPRPLEAAQPPEVRQQWARRRNTTWFQFTRPDPMGHYAEMRRILSEYAQQLARDIDSGVEVTD